The Terriglobia bacterium genome has a window encoding:
- a CDS encoding FecR family protein has protein sequence MNPLFIRKDWFAKLIIGLLILSINCFYVPMTPVFGAAMPIGQMVVSGTASTTQAESTVFNGDVVSTSPGQPVAITLKNAGLLNVAGASQVRLEQDSGNYRVELTRGEVLYSSPKLSHEGMKIRASGVEISIAAASAARGKVMSTPEYILVSSLSGELQVASNGRSYAVSEGDSSVIPIAAASNAGSNNPRPDNATSKNKKKAGTGASAPAGSNGFFGLGAAATAAIVAGIGVGTGIIIWQATKNDSSPSRP, from the coding sequence ATGAACCCCCTTTTCATCAGGAAGGATTGGTTTGCAAAGCTGATCATCGGCCTGCTGATTTTATCAATCAACTGTTTTTATGTTCCGATGACGCCCGTCTTTGGGGCGGCGATGCCCATTGGACAAATGGTTGTCAGCGGGACCGCCTCTACGACGCAAGCGGAGTCTACCGTCTTTAATGGAGATGTTGTCAGTACGAGTCCCGGTCAACCCGTGGCCATCACGTTGAAGAACGCGGGGCTGCTCAATGTTGCGGGCGCTTCTCAGGTTCGACTGGAGCAGGACAGCGGCAATTACAGGGTGGAGTTGACCCGCGGTGAAGTTCTGTACTCTTCGCCGAAGCTGAGTCATGAGGGCATGAAGATCCGTGCTTCGGGCGTGGAGATATCCATCGCTGCAGCCAGCGCGGCCAGAGGGAAGGTCATGAGCACGCCGGAATATATCCTAGTGAGTTCTCTCTCCGGCGAGCTACAGGTCGCCAGCAACGGTCGGTCTTATGCAGTAAGCGAGGGCGATTCCAGCGTGATCCCAATCGCTGCGGCTTCAAATGCAGGCTCAAATAATCCGAGGCCGGACAACGCAACGTCGAAAAATAAGAAGAAGGCGGGAACGGGAGCGAGTGCTCCTGCCGGAAGCAATGGATTTTTTGGATTGGGTGCGGCTGCGACTGCTGCCATCGTCGCGGGAATCGGCGTTGGCACAGGAATCATCATTTGGCAGGCCACGAAGAACGATAGCAGTCCGTCCCGGCCATAG
- a CDS encoding polysaccharide export protein produces the protein MKPTNLLILFIGLLAGLSTGSLGQTRVGDQRPGEPPSAQWPRGETGSDEINTLNQALAKRAASRTTNSDSGSDYVIGANDLVEIAVFDIKDLDRVVRVSNQGRISLPLIGSLQASGLTARELEVVIAELLRQKYVKNPQVSVFIKEFQSRPVAIYGAVKKPGIVQLQSPRTLIEMLAMAEGFSEDAGDSVTVRRHSALEMASSTAPSKEGEIGSSGAPSAPEVAPDGSGSKGSSGQVEIIKVKISDLINSNEPRYNLLIQPGDAINVAKAGIVYVTGDVGRPGGFVLKERESLTVLQAVSLAEGVHATAAKKAARIIRKHEDGTKEEIPINLAKVFEGKEPDMTLQNNDVLFIPASASKSALRRGAEAALQTATGIAIYRR, from the coding sequence ATGAAACCAACAAATCTCCTGATTTTATTCATCGGTCTCCTTGCCGGCCTCTCAACGGGATCTCTGGGGCAGACGCGAGTAGGGGACCAGAGGCCTGGCGAACCGCCATCGGCGCAATGGCCCCGGGGAGAAACCGGTAGTGACGAAATCAACACCCTGAACCAGGCGCTGGCGAAGCGGGCGGCGAGTCGGACCACCAACAGCGACTCGGGATCGGACTATGTCATCGGGGCCAACGATCTGGTAGAGATTGCGGTCTTCGATATCAAGGATCTCGACCGGGTCGTGCGGGTGAGCAACCAGGGGAGGATTTCGCTCCCGTTGATTGGCTCCCTGCAGGCTTCGGGTCTGACGGCCCGCGAACTGGAGGTGGTAATTGCCGAACTGTTGCGCCAGAAATACGTCAAGAATCCGCAGGTCAGCGTTTTCATCAAGGAGTTTCAAAGTCGTCCCGTCGCGATTTATGGGGCCGTAAAGAAGCCCGGCATTGTGCAGCTTCAGTCTCCGCGGACCTTGATTGAAATGCTGGCAATGGCAGAAGGGTTTTCCGAGGACGCCGGCGATTCTGTCACCGTCAGGAGACACTCCGCCTTGGAGATGGCTTCTTCCACGGCGCCGTCAAAGGAGGGCGAGATCGGCAGTTCAGGGGCTCCCAGCGCCCCGGAAGTTGCGCCGGACGGTTCCGGCTCCAAAGGTTCCTCCGGGCAAGTAGAGATCATCAAGGTCAAGATCAGCGATCTGATCAACTCGAACGAGCCCCGATATAACCTCCTCATTCAACCCGGCGACGCCATTAATGTCGCGAAGGCAGGAATTGTTTACGTCACCGGGGATGTGGGACGCCCGGGTGGATTTGTGCTTAAGGAGCGCGAATCACTCACCGTGTTGCAGGCTGTCTCGTTGGCCGAAGGCGTCCACGCCACTGCCGCAAAGAAGGCTGCCCGTATCATTCGCAAACACGAGGATGGAACGAAAGAGGAGATCCCGATCAACCTGGCCAAGGTCTTTGAAGGGAAAGAGCCTGACATGACGCTGCAAAACAATGACGTCCTGTTCATCCCTGCCAGCGCCAGCAAGAGCGCCCTGCGTCGAGGGGCCGAGGCAGCTCTACAGACAGCCACGGGAATTGCGATCTATCGGAGATAG
- a CDS encoding polysaccharide biosynthesis tyrosine autokinase, with the protein MDEAIEDKLVPRHREPTALARRSELEPLMTPWEEEPPPKVRDFYRIIKKRRWVVFTVLVTMVTVVTIYSFKATPIYEAKALVQIDRESPNVVSYKDFVTENADSEQVAVPTQAKVLQSRTLAHRVIDQLDLRRHPMFDPDRSRSPFDFLKSPDKKTTPSTVKTASDEEDVKKESLVVDQFLRQLDVKPQRSSRVIEVSFSSPDPELSARITNALINGFIDLNLESKYDATLKASEWLLKQSVDLKAKVEKSEEALVNYARTNQIISVDEKQNIVTQKLSNLNEELTKAQSDRIAKESLYREIHSAAGGDVNLIRENSLIKTLTERQADLERQYADLAAKFQPGWPAAQQIRSQLEELKKQIASETQRILKGIDADYFTAVKREQLLQNALDQQKLEANALNEKSIQYNILKREVDTNKQLYEGLLQRLKEAGISAGLKSSNIRIVDLAEVPKDAVKPKKAMNILLGLVVGLIFGVGMAFLLEFMDTSLKTPDEVEQLLRLPSLALVPALVPSTSQKMLAGRQSLSGRNGSPHERRHAIDLISQTEAKSIVSEAFRTLRTSVLLSTNGHPPRSILITSAGPGEGKTSTAINLGITLAQMGSRVLIIDCDMRRPRLHRVFEMPPGNSGFSSFLSGNAKLVPLIVETEIPNLYVIPAGITPPNPSELIGSEIMRQSLEMLSAHFDHVILDSPPVMSVTDTTILSTLVDGVVLVVQGGTTNRDAAARAAQRLRDVGARVFGTVLNNVDVSSADYDYYYHQYYYYSYYSEEKEKDGKAG; encoded by the coding sequence ATGGATGAAGCCATCGAAGACAAACTCGTACCTCGCCATCGCGAGCCGACCGCGCTGGCCCGACGCTCGGAGCTGGAACCCTTGATGACGCCCTGGGAGGAGGAACCTCCCCCCAAGGTGCGCGACTTCTATCGGATCATCAAGAAACGCCGTTGGGTCGTTTTCACCGTGCTGGTCACCATGGTCACGGTCGTCACCATTTATTCCTTCAAGGCAACGCCGATTTATGAGGCCAAGGCGTTGGTGCAGATCGACCGGGAATCCCCCAATGTCGTCAGCTATAAGGATTTCGTGACGGAGAATGCGGACAGCGAACAGGTCGCGGTGCCGACCCAGGCCAAGGTACTGCAAAGCCGGACCCTGGCCCACCGCGTGATTGATCAACTGGATCTCCGACGCCACCCGATGTTCGATCCCGACCGGTCCCGGTCACCCTTTGACTTCCTTAAATCCCCCGATAAGAAAACCACTCCGTCCACGGTCAAAACGGCCAGTGATGAGGAAGATGTAAAGAAGGAGTCGCTGGTGGTGGACCAATTTCTAAGACAGCTTGACGTGAAACCCCAGCGGAGCAGCCGGGTGATTGAGGTCTCCTTCAGTTCGCCGGACCCGGAACTGTCGGCCCGAATCACCAATGCGCTGATCAATGGATTTATCGACCTCAATCTCGAATCGAAGTATGACGCCACCCTGAAAGCATCCGAGTGGCTTCTGAAGCAGTCCGTGGACCTGAAGGCGAAGGTGGAGAAAAGCGAAGAGGCGCTGGTCAATTACGCGCGCACCAACCAGATCATTTCCGTCGACGAGAAACAAAACATCGTAACCCAGAAACTCTCCAACCTGAATGAAGAGTTGACCAAGGCCCAGTCCGACCGCATCGCAAAGGAATCACTCTACCGCGAGATTCACTCTGCTGCGGGAGGAGATGTGAACCTGATTCGCGAGAATTCCTTGATCAAGACGCTTACCGAGCGCCAGGCCGACCTGGAACGTCAATACGCGGACCTGGCGGCCAAGTTTCAACCGGGTTGGCCGGCGGCACAGCAGATCAGGTCTCAACTCGAGGAATTGAAGAAACAAATCGCCTCCGAGACACAGCGCATCTTGAAGGGGATTGATGCCGATTATTTTACGGCTGTCAAACGGGAACAGCTGCTCCAGAACGCCCTGGATCAGCAAAAACTGGAAGCCAACGCGCTGAATGAGAAATCGATTCAATACAACATTCTCAAACGTGAAGTCGACACCAACAAGCAGCTCTACGAGGGACTCCTGCAACGACTCAAAGAAGCAGGAATATCGGCCGGGCTCAAATCCAGCAACATCCGGATCGTCGACCTGGCCGAAGTGCCCAAGGATGCCGTGAAGCCGAAAAAAGCAATGAACATCCTGTTGGGTTTGGTTGTAGGCCTGATCTTTGGTGTCGGAATGGCGTTCCTCCTGGAGTTCATGGATACCAGCCTTAAAACCCCCGATGAGGTGGAGCAGCTTCTCCGTCTGCCTTCGCTGGCACTGGTGCCGGCCCTTGTTCCTTCGACCTCACAGAAGATGCTGGCAGGCCGACAGAGTCTGTCTGGCCGGAATGGAAGCCCTCACGAAAGGCGCCATGCCATCGATCTCATTTCCCAGACCGAGGCGAAATCCATCGTCTCCGAGGCCTTTCGCACCCTGCGCACCTCGGTGCTACTCTCCACCAATGGCCATCCGCCCCGGAGCATTCTGATCACGAGCGCCGGTCCCGGAGAAGGGAAGACCAGTACTGCCATCAACCTCGGCATCACCCTGGCGCAAATGGGGAGCCGGGTGCTGATCATCGACTGCGATATGCGCCGGCCCCGTCTCCACCGGGTCTTCGAGATGCCGCCCGGGAATTCAGGCTTCAGCTCTTTCCTCTCGGGGAATGCGAAGCTGGTGCCCTTGATCGTGGAGACCGAGATTCCGAATCTCTATGTCATTCCCGCCGGCATCACTCCTCCCAATCCATCGGAACTGATCGGGTCGGAAATCATGAGGCAATCGCTGGAGATGCTGTCGGCCCACTTTGACCACGTCATCCTGGACTCCCCTCCGGTCATGTCCGTGACTGACACCACGATCCTCTCCACCCTGGTCGATGGGGTCGTCCTGGTGGTTCAGGGGGGAACCACGAATCGCGACGCGGCGGCACGCGCTGCCCAGCGGCTGCGCGATGTGGGCGCCCGCGTCTTCGGGACAGTCTTGAATAACGTCGACGTGAGTTCGGCGGACTACGATTACTACTATCACCAGTATTATTACTACTCCTACTATTCGGAAGAAAAAGAAAAGGACGGAAAGGCCGGGTAA
- a CDS encoding four helix bundle protein, which translates to MTVHRFEDLKCWQEARELTKLIYGLTKSGGIHRDFGLRDQMRRASVSIMANIAEGFQRRAGREFVQFLYIAMASASEVKSHLYVALDQGYIAEEQFSYAYQYSGKTGKMISALIRYLRSHPKPLD; encoded by the coding sequence ATGACTGTCCATAGATTTGAAGATCTAAAATGCTGGCAGGAGGCAAGAGAGTTAACAAAGCTCATTTATGGTTTGACAAAGAGCGGTGGAATTCATCGCGACTTTGGATTGCGTGATCAAATGCGACGAGCCTCGGTTTCCATAATGGCCAATATCGCTGAAGGATTCCAACGCCGCGCCGGTCGGGAATTCGTCCAATTCCTTTATATTGCTATGGCCTCAGCTTCTGAAGTCAAGAGTCACCTCTATGTTGCCTTGGATCAGGGATACATCGCAGAGGAGCAATTCAGTTATGCTTATCAATATTCCGGAAAAACCGGAAAGATGATCTCCGCCCTGATCAGATATTTGCGAAGCCATCCAAAACCCCTCGACTGA
- a CDS encoding O-antigen ligase family protein: MLKFVQYGILVVLVASPLAFGSVEPWAYSLINLVGLLLLLIWACNRLIVPSPERSANPDGMNGGPVGPIEMAERRGGDRAARQKGIALYLLAAFIGLVVFQLIPLPVSLVRLISPARTHFIEKLHMVSPSTVPLSANPYLTSIALLNLIGLLVYFFLLTRLIASSSERVTMLDRPDTETDPMAGLNEHPSRFRVIANHVYRKSRHVAVRNLFLKKLTLVVIAMGFVVALFGIIQKLSGTQEIYWFRRLTHGGSLMGPFVNRDHFAGYIEMSFGVTLGLLLFLKRKSGYRWLLGLSAVLMGAAMLYSGSRGGVLCFLFELVCAAILLFAFRPEGSLRLNKPEKPSTSGLVIPLLLIAVILMISWIGPEAVLGRLNEDASQNDRLPVWRDTWAIVKSFPIFGSGLGTFRSVFPHYQSKDFPVQFLQAHNDYLQLLSETGILGAGMILIALATLGYRPFRERRISSRQIQWPEHRERRGSLKGGHHFNRAVRLGALIGICGMLLHSCFDFNLQIPSNALLFITLYAVVSS; encoded by the coding sequence ATGCTTAAATTTGTCCAATACGGAATTCTGGTTGTACTCGTTGCCTCGCCCCTGGCGTTCGGCTCCGTCGAGCCTTGGGCCTATTCCTTGATCAATCTGGTGGGCCTCCTGCTCCTGCTTATTTGGGCCTGCAACCGCCTCATCGTGCCATCCCCGGAGAGATCTGCCAATCCAGACGGCATGAACGGCGGTCCGGTCGGGCCAATAGAAATGGCTGAGCGGCGCGGAGGTGACAGAGCCGCCCGACAAAAGGGCATAGCACTTTACCTGTTGGCTGCCTTTATCGGACTGGTGGTTTTTCAGCTGATACCACTTCCGGTTTCTCTTGTCCGCCTGATTTCTCCTGCCCGTACCCATTTCATCGAAAAGCTCCATATGGTCAGCCCGAGCACTGTCCCATTGTCGGCAAACCCCTATTTGACTTCCATCGCCTTACTAAACCTCATCGGTCTGCTGGTCTATTTCTTCCTCCTCACACGTTTGATCGCTTCTTCGAGCGAACGGGTGACTATGCTGGACAGGCCTGACACTGAGACTGACCCAATGGCCGGGCTGAATGAACATCCGAGCCGATTCCGAGTTATCGCCAACCATGTGTACCGCAAATCCCGTCACGTCGCAGTGAGGAATTTATTTTTGAAGAAACTCACTCTTGTAGTGATCGCCATGGGTTTTGTGGTGGCGTTGTTTGGAATCATTCAAAAGCTTTCCGGCACTCAGGAGATTTATTGGTTTCGAAGGCTTACCCACGGGGGCTCCCTCATGGGTCCGTTTGTGAATCGGGATCACTTTGCGGGATATATTGAGATGAGCTTCGGCGTGACGCTGGGGCTCCTGCTTTTCCTGAAACGTAAGTCAGGTTATCGCTGGCTGTTGGGGTTGTCGGCGGTGTTGATGGGGGCAGCGATGCTTTACTCGGGATCCCGCGGGGGCGTCCTTTGTTTTCTCTTCGAACTGGTCTGTGCAGCAATACTCCTCTTCGCATTCCGGCCTGAAGGGTCACTTCGACTCAACAAACCTGAGAAACCGTCAACCTCAGGGCTTGTCATCCCCCTCCTGCTCATTGCGGTGATTCTCATGATTTCATGGATTGGTCCGGAAGCGGTCCTGGGCCGGTTGAATGAAGACGCCTCGCAGAACGACCGTCTTCCCGTTTGGCGTGATACGTGGGCCATCGTCAAGAGTTTCCCCATCTTCGGCTCGGGCCTGGGAACATTCCGGAGTGTTTTTCCCCACTACCAATCGAAGGATTTTCCGGTCCAGTTCTTGCAGGCCCACAACGACTACCTGCAATTACTCTCGGAGACCGGAATTCTGGGAGCGGGCATGATCCTGATCGCGCTCGCGACACTCGGATACCGCCCGTTTCGCGAACGAAGGATTTCCTCCCGACAAATCCAATGGCCCGAACACCGGGAGCGGCGAGGCTCTCTCAAGGGGGGGCATCATTTCAACCGGGCGGTCCGACTGGGGGCCCTGATCGGGATTTGCGGGATGCTTCTCCATAGCTGTTTTGATTTTAATTTGCAGATCCCCTCAAATGCCCTGCTCTTTATAACTCTCTACGCCGTGGTGTCGAGTTGA